A region of Lepeophtheirus salmonis chromosome 13, UVic_Lsal_1.4, whole genome shotgun sequence DNA encodes the following proteins:
- the LOC121127684 gene encoding tubulin polyglutamylase complex subunit 2, producing the protein MENSVVEQRESFRQNLTLGVVSTLEKIEGVEDVVFYDHGPSDTLAITSWEQRYSTLLPTEIKNFYLATDGLKLKWNLRYGGAKLPNTGCMVINRISDLRRVAGLRHSFDTEHPTLLDLEVTPSNKIKQPNEISREVTKTKEGIVKISLQVLRKYSFQANLHINIEKRAQLDLFQNIYIYVVKHQKPQFGLRWKMFELDGCRGEGKVLLVFPPKPETFESTHITFDVAPVIPQVWFLDRAYEWHFLAPCFTNYFRMMLVHLGLPGWQTLFTNIGPTPWAKQIYNLIAPHLLNPHEDEDDKKGEPNNSPSFPRHVIDPSIFKIKNKSSSKKTEENKGGEYTTP; encoded by the exons AAAAAATTGAAGGTGTGGAGGATGTCGTATTTTATGACCATGGGCCGAGTGATACACTTGCTATCACGAGTTGGGAACAAAGATATTCGACACTTCTCCCCAcagaaattaaaaacttttatttagcAACGGATGGATTGAAACTCAAATGGAATCTAAGATATGGAGGAGCAAAATTACCCAACACAGGATGTATGGTCATTAATAGGATTTCGGATTTGAGACGTGTGGCTGGACTCCGACATAGTTTTGATACAGAACATCCAACTCTTTTGGATTTAGAGGTTACTCCgagtaacaaaataaaacaaccgAATGAAATCTCGCGAGAAGTGACTAAAACTAAAGAAGGAATCGTTAAAATCAGCTTACAAGTGCtcagaaaatattcatttcaagCAAATTTACACATTAATATTGAGAAAAGGGCACAGTtggatt tattccaaaatatttacatatatgtagtgaAACATCAAAAACCTCAATTTGGTCTAAGATGGAAAATGTTTGAGTTGGACGGATGTCGAGGTGAAGGGAAGGTTCTCCTTGTATTCCCTCCAAAACCTGAGACTTTTGAATCAACTCATATCACTTTTGATGTTGCTCCGGTCATTCCCCAAGTTTGGTTCCTAGATAGAGCCTATGAATGGCATTTCCTTGCACCATGTTTTACAAATTACTTTCGAATGATGCTCGTTCATTTGGGTCTCCCTGGATGGCAAACTCTTTTCACAAATATTGGACCAACACCATGGGCTAAG CAAATTTACAATCTCATAGCTCCGCATTTATTAAACCCTCATGAGGACGAGGATGATAAGAAAGGTGAACCTAACAACAGTCCATCTTTTCCAAGGCATGTAATAGACCCatccatattcaaaataaagaataaatcatCTTCCAAGAAAACGGAGGAAAATAAAGGAGGAGAATATACTACTCCTtaa